From Arvicanthis niloticus isolate mArvNil1 chromosome 22, mArvNil1.pat.X, whole genome shotgun sequence, the proteins below share one genomic window:
- the Parpbp gene encoding PCNA-interacting partner isoform X3: MAVLNQLSVLGMIKEFRRNWRALCNSERTTVCGPDSMLLALQLSMAENNKQYNGEFAVCLSDVLLTWKYFLHEKLNLPIENMKVVDHYEDIKKTYDDFLKNSNTLDLIDVYKKCSILTSNCENNTISSIQLRDFLSGTECGVNDEAKLHMPVSPVKCIENDEQVTKLLCHVYA, encoded by the exons ATGGCTGTGCTTAATCAGCTGTCTGTCTTGGGTATGATTAAAGAGTTTAGAAGGAATTGGCGTGCTCTTTGTAACTCTGAAAGAACTACGGTATGTGGTCCAGACTCCATGCTCCTGGCCCTGCAGCTCTCCATGGCAGAAAACAACAAACAG TACAATGGAGAATTTGCAGTCTGTCTCAGTGATGTCTTACTGACATGGAAGTACTTCTTACACGAGAAACTGAACTTGCCCATTGAAAACATGAAAGTTGTTGACCACTATGAAGACATTAAGAAAACATATGATGATTTCTTGAAGAATAGTAATACACTAGATCTGATTGATGTTTATAAAAAATGTAGCATCTTGACTTCTAATTGTGAGAATAACACGATATCCTCG ATTCAACTACGGGATTTTCTGTCTGGCACAGAGTGTGGAGTAAATGACGAAGCTAAACTTCATATGCCAGTGTCACCAGTGAAATGCATCGAGAATGACGAGCAG gTTACCAAACTTTTGTGCCATGTGTATGCCTGA